The Lynx canadensis isolate LIC74 chromosome D1, mLynCan4.pri.v2, whole genome shotgun sequence genome has a segment encoding these proteins:
- the MPZL3 gene encoding myelin protein zero-like protein 3 isoform X2 yields MQQSGAGGGRGCALLPLLGVLLFQGVYIALSLEIKADAHVRGYVGEKIKLKCTFRSTSSITDKLTIDWTYRPPSSSRTESIFHYQSFQYPTTAGTFRDRISWAGDVYRGDASISISNPTLKDNGTFSCAVKNPPDVHHNIPVTELTVTERGFGIMLSSVALLSVLVFVPSAVVVVLLLVRMGRKSAGLKKRNKSGYKKSSIEVSDEPSLVLPRSTRGKVGGETGGY; encoded by the exons ATGCAGCAGAGCGGAGCGGGTGGAGGCCGTGGCTGCGCTCTGCTGCCACTGCTGGGCGTCCTGCTCTTCCAGG GCGTTTACATCGCCCTTTCCTTGGAGATTAAAGCGGATGCGCATGTCCGGGGTTACGTTGGAGAGAAGATCAAGTTGAAATGCACCTTCAGGTCGACTTCATCTATCACTGACAAACTCACCATAGACTGGACGTACCGACCCCCCAGCAGCAGTCGTACTGAATCC ATTTTTCATTATCAGTCTTTCCAGTATCCAACCACAGCAGGCACGTTTCGGGATCGAATTTCCTGGGCTGGAGATGTGTACAGAGGGGATGCGTCTATAAGCATCAGCAACCCTACCCTCAAGGACAATGGGACATTCAGCTGTGCCGTGAAGAATCCCCCAGACGTGCACCATAACATTCCCGTGACAGAGCTAACAGTCACAGAGAGGG GGTTTGGCATCATGCTCTCCTCTGTGGCCCTCCTCTCCGTCCTTGTCTTCGTCCCCTCAGCTGTGGTGGTTGTCCTGCtgctggtgaggatggggaggaaaTCAGCTGGGCTGAAGAAGAGGAACAAGTCTGGCTACAAGAAGTCGTCTATTGAGGTGTCAGATGA gcCAAGTTTAGTTCTGCCGAGGAGTACCAGAGGGAAGGTTGGAGGTGAAACTGGTGGATATTAA
- the MPZL2 gene encoding myelin protein zero-like protein 2, with amino-acid sequence MYGKSTSRAGLLLLGVQLTALWPIAAVEIYTSQVLEAVNGTDVRLKCTFSSFAPVGDALTVTWNFRPRDGGPEQFVFYYHVDPFKPMSGRFKDRVVWDGNPERYDVSIILWKLQFDDNGTYTCQVKNPPDVDGLIGEIRLSVVHTVRFSEIYFLALAIGSACALMVIIVIVVVLVQHFRKKRWAERAHKVVEIKSKEEERLNQDKKVSVYLEDAD; translated from the exons ATGTATGGCAAGAGCACTTCGCGTGCTGGGCTGCTTCTCCTTGGCGTGCAGCTCACAG CCCTTTGGCCTATAGCAGCGGTGGAAATTTACACCTCCCAAGTGCTGGAGGCTGTCAACGGGACAGATGTTCGGTTAAAATGCACTTTCTCCAGCTTTGCCCCCGTGGGTGATGCTCTAACAGTGACCTGGAACTTCCGTCCTCGAGATGGGGGCCCCGAGCAGTTT GTATTCTACTACCATGTGGATCCCTTCAAACCCATGAGTGGGCGTTTCAAGGATCGAGTGGTCTGGGACGGGAACCCTGAGCGGTACGACGTCTCCATCATCCTCTGGAAGCTGCAGTTTGACGACAATGGGACATACACCTGCCAGGTGAAGAACCCACCTGACGTTGATGGGCTGATAGGGGAGATTCGGCTGAGCGTCGTGCACACTG TACGCTTCTCTGAGATCTACTTCCTGGCTCTGGCCATTGGCTCTGCCTGTGCCCTGATGGTCATAATAGTAATCGTGGTGGTCCTCGTCCAGCATTTCCGGAAAAAGCGATGGGCCGAAAGAGCTCATAAAGTGGTGGAGATAAAATC aaaagaagaggaaaggctCAACCAAGATAAAAAGGTCTCTGTTTATTTAGAAGACGCAGACTGA